In one Saimiri boliviensis isolate mSaiBol1 chromosome 19, mSaiBol1.pri, whole genome shotgun sequence genomic region, the following are encoded:
- the HSD17B7 gene encoding 3-keto-steroid reductase/17-beta-hydroxysteroid dehydrogenase 7 isoform X2, producing the protein MRKVVLITGASSGIGLALCKRLLLEDDELHLCLACRNMSKAEAVRAALLASHPTAEVTVVQVDVSNLQSVFQASKELKQRFQRLDYIYLNAGIMPNPHLNIKALFSGLFSS; encoded by the exons ATGCGAAAGGTGGTATTGATCACCGGGGCGAGCAG TGGCATTGGCCTGGCCCTCTGCAAGCGGTTGCTGCTGGAAGATGATGAGCTTCATCTGTGTTTGGCGTGTAGGAACATGAGCAAGGCAGAAGCTGTCCGTGCTGCTCTGCTGGCTTCTCACCCCACTGCCGAGGTCACCGTTGTCCAGGTGGATGTCAGCAACCTGCAGTCTGTCTTCCAGGCCtctaaggaacttaagcaaag GTTTCAGAGATTAGACTATATATATCTAAATGCTGGGATCATGCCTAATCCACACCTAAATATCAAAGCACTTTTCTCTGGGCTCTTTTCAAG